In Myripristis murdjan chromosome 5, fMyrMur1.1, whole genome shotgun sequence, the genomic stretch tggtggtggtggtggggggggggggggggggggggggggggttgcttcacaaataacagcaacaacaaacactcaagtccatcagtgtctagtcaattcttatggtacacaaagggttaacagtcaGTCTCCGCTAGAAGTCCCGCCTCgaacctaatatcgctcatcgattggctctgccgtttcttgctaatgcgTGAGTGGCCGTCCCCGTtgtcactccatgtggttgtaaaaaagCGCTGGAGGACGTGCACAGCAGAGTTTGTTTAGCTGGTTGGACAtcagctacacacacagactgatttcttcactgtttatttcgtCAGGTGGCAATTAGAACAACagttcagcatgcttctttgaaatgagagcttttatcaggcacattggcctgttgtctctagggaagcaggaattatccatttttactaaccgtgatttaaaatgtcaagcagCAAGCTTGACATATAGAACTGTAGAGactcaacaacagcaattttttttttcaaatgagagCCAGGCAATGGAtactaatctgtttgtatttaaatatttagtgtcaaacatttattatattttattttatttatgtttctgtacgattttgatgtacagtatgatgcacagaTGCACTAAAGACGAGAActtgcctgcttgtctttctttagttaacttacattacagaattattaaatacttgttgTCGGTATAGATATTcagatatgcagtataaacatttaTGTTAATCCCTTAATAGTGTTTTATATCAACTTTCAGGGGTGCCGCCTTGGAGTGAGTTTATGtccccaccaatgtcaaaatcaaacctacGCCTTTGGATGAGgctatgtgctaatgctgctaatcaactagctaagagtacaaatgtggttataagtatTAGGCTATGCTTATCGGTGTTGCGAGTGTCAGGGGGTCCCCGAAAAACTTTGACCCCTCTAGGGGGTCCCTgggccaaaaaagtttgagaacccctgacTTAGTGCTGTGCTGCACGACTGCACAGTTTTTATTCACATCATTTGGCCAGTAGACTGGTCGACACTTTTATACAGTCTATGGCTGTCAGTCTACACACATCATGCACTGGTCAAGTAGCTGCAACCAACCAGCAACCAGCTGCCAgagcagacaggaaaaaaacaacagtgttagtgttatgttcaaaataaataaaacagtgtttATTAGAACTACATTTTTATATAGTATAAAGTAGTTTCCAACAGGACAGTGTTACTCTGGTAAGGACTGTGTGAAGGAAATGTATTTGTCTAGCCTACTGAAAATATTTGAGAAAATACACTACCTGAATTCTAGTGGGTAACGTAattcattatattaattctgGTTAATTCTCCACCGTATTTTAGTGCTAACCCACAAACCAATTTAATCTGTTAACCTTGCTTTTCTCTTCAATTCTCtttcccacaaacacacacttgcgcgcacacacacacacacatacacacacacacacacacacacacacacacacacacacacacacacacagacacacacacacacacacacacacacacacacacacacacacacacacgcacactcacaaaCCTCTAGTCTCTCACCGCACACACAAAAGTTTGCACCACCACAGGGGTTTCAGACATGGACACTTGTTGTTTGACATTTTAACTTTTGGAAGAAGTTAAaacttttggaagaaaaaaaaatctgaacaagGGGGGATCTATTTGTGGGGGCTGGTCATATAAACTTGCCATAAACTGTATAAGAAACATGGGATATTATTATGATTCCCAACACGCCTGctcctgttgtattttttttttcctttcctgtccaAACACATAATGAATAGTGAAATTAACTTCCATTCCATGTCCCCAAAAATGTCTGCCTCTATATTGAAGTGTAAGCATGGTCAGGCAATAAATCCCCACTGGCTTGTTAAAGTCTGCAGTCTTTATAGGACACCTTACTTCACTCCCtggtgtgtgcatatgtgtgcactcactcacacacacacacacacacacacacacacacacacacacacacacacacacacacacacacacacacctgaaattGACCCCCAAGAGAAATGCTCCTTTATTTCCTCCTAACTATTTCCATTATCTTTGCGGAGCATGTTGTTGTCTCACTGCCTCGGCTCAGTGACACATCACAGCTCCTCATCAGCAGCATCAACTGCACCCCATGACTCTGTTTGACTGCCAAGAAAACTGATCATACTTTTCACCTTGTTGTTTCAACTCATAGCTTCCCTTCACTTGTGAAATATAACAAGTTTGCCCTGTACTTGCTGTAGAATGTTATTTTTGAATAAATATGAGACACTGCTAAACTGCTTgatctttctctatctctcttttgtctctctttttctcttcctctctttataGAAGCTCAGACACAGTAGATCATTCTACTGGTCATTCTCACTGCTGTCTCATTTGACCCAGGCAAAAAGGAGAGGCAGAGCATGGTGTGGCGTGGCGGCTGCCGTTGCTATGTGTGAAGGAGCGCAGTGGTGTCAATGGAGACCGAAGGCTACAGTGACCTCCTGGAGACCAGTGATGGTCAGGGGGCAGGCCTGCTGGATGAAGGGGgcagggtgggggtggaggagggctGGAGCACACCTTACCCTCTGGGCTTCCAGGTGTCTTTGACCACTGTGCTGATGCTGGAGCTGGTGTTGGGCTTCAGCAGCAACCTCACCGTGCTCGTCCTCTACTGTGCCCAGTCCAACCTGGTGGACTCTGTCAGTAACCTAGTCACTGTTAACCTTCATGTGCTGGACATACTGGTATGTGTGCTGTGTCTGCCGCTGACTGTGGCCGTGATCCTGCTGCCAGCTGATGGTAGTGGAGTTGGCAGCCTGGCCACGCTCTGCTGCTTCCATGAGGCCTGTGTCACATTTACCAGTGTGGCCACAGCAGTCAATGTGCTGGTAATCAGTTTGGATCGCTATGATATCTCAGTGCGTCCAGCCAGTCGACTGCTGACTCCCCGGCGTGCAGCACTACTCCTGGCTGCTGTATGGGCCGTGTCTCTAGCTGTCTTCTTCCTGCCCTTCCTTGAGGGGGACTTCTTCTCCTCCAGGGCTGAGGACacagaggatggagagatggaggtgcAGAACCATGACTTTGAGCTCACCACTGGACTGACCCCTGTtgtgtcctcctctccatctctgtcctcctctcgcccctcctccccttcacATCACCTACCCCCTGTGTGGCAAAACCGGACACTGTTGTGCGTGGGAGGGCAGGGCTACTACACAGGCCTCTCTATGTATTACCACCTGCTGCTCCAAGTGCCCTGCTTCTTCATTGCCGTGGCCGTCATGCTGTTCACCTACTCCAGGATCCTGCAGGCCCTCAACATCCGCATTGGCTCCCACATGATGAGGGGCACACGTGCAAAGGACTCTGGCTGCAGGATACGCcgcaggaggcagaggaggaaggaccTCAACCTGGCCACAGAGGCAGTGTCCTCAAGTCAGAACCAGCATCTCACCCATCCTCCCCTCATCCCTTCTCCCACCCCCACACCAACATCACCCCCGCCCCTCTCCTCTGTGCCCCAGATGACCTCTGACAGTGGAGCCACAGTCACCACTGTCACTACTGCTGCCACCACTCCCATTGCCACCACACCGGCCACCCCTGCTCCTCAGACTCCAGCCTCAGCCTCAACCCCGGCTGAGGCTACTTCACcactccctgcctcctccatgGGTGTCCAGGCCTCAGTGTCTGCTATCATTGCCTTGAGGCGGGCAGTACGCAGACACAGGGACCGCCGAGAACGTCAGCGGCGTGTACTAAAGATGTCCCTAATCATTATATCCACCTTCCTGGGCTGCTGGGCCCCTCTGTCTGCAGTCAATGTGCTGATCCTGTGTCTGGGTCCCAGCGATGCTCTGGTACGGCTCCGGCTCTGCTTCTTGGCTATGGCCTACGGAACCACCATCTTCCATCCTCTGCTCTATGCTTTCACCAGGCAAAAGCTGCGCCGTGCACTGAAAACGCGTGTCAAGAAAAGGGTAGTGTCCCTTCTGCAGGTGGACCCAGCTCCCAGTGGGGGGACTGTTATTCATAACTCCTGGGTGGAGGGGGGAGGCCAGAGGAAGGGCCGCAAACCACGGGTAGAGGCCAGTGATGGCACTGATCGATGCCTCACAGACGCAGTGAGGGAATAAGGCcagtcttctgtgtgtgtgtatgtgtgtgtgtgtggtgtgtgtgtgtgtgtgtgtgtgtgtgtatgtcattgTAAGTACACTTTGACTGTGCTAGAGGCAGGATGTGTGGGTTTGTGCATAGGTGTGATAAAAGAGAACCTGTTAGTTTACAAAGGTCAGGAGAAATCCAATGACCTCTGGCCCCGTGCAGATGTGGAGGCAGGTGGGTCTTGAGCTCTAATTAGAGCTCCCTACTCGCCTCACAGGCCCTCATTAGTTCCCAAACTGTCAACATGGCCACTGTGTCTCCATAGCAACACTGGCCAAGCATTATGACACCGCCATAGCCATAGCTACTAACATACTAGGTTGCACCCcaggtacacatacacacaacaaatgCATACATAGACACTCCTGCTTGCACTTTCAGCTTGCATGTTCATGTCCatatgcacagacagacagaaaaaagctcACTTATTGCACATCGATCAACATATAGTCACTATCTGTGAAATTAAGCACACCAATATCTACCTGCACAGATATTCTCAGTGGGAAAAATATTAATTGaggtttatattttttgttcttgtctTTAATTTTTTCATGCCTTAATTGAGTTCTTATGGTGCTGAATGCCCTGCTGTATGTTTACAACAACGTTTCAGAGTGAAAGTGTTTGCATATAAACAAGTAAAGATGGGTAAATGCAGATTCAAATTCAAAGTTTACAACAGGCTCAAGTAAAGCTAAtggaaattgcaaaaaaaaaaaaaaaagacagaaaaaaagtaggatttcattttaaacaaagCACCATATTTTAGCAGAATGTGCAAGTTAAAGCTCAAAGGCATGAGacttttttaataaattaagtTAAATAGTGTGTGCAAGTTTATTTAAATGACTATGTTATTGTGTGAAAGTGTGAGTATGTGTAAGTGAacacacgtgtgtatgtgtgtgtccatgattATGTGCAATAAATCATGAGCAAAGCAATGACCCCTAGGATGTGAATCCATGATTGGGGTTTCTATTTGAGGTCTGGATTACAGAAGGTAGAAATC encodes the following:
- the LOC115359589 gene encoding G-protein coupled receptor 22, giving the protein METEGYSDLLETSDGQGAGLLDEGGRVGVEEGWSTPYPLGFQVSLTTVLMLELVLGFSSNLTVLVLYCAQSNLVDSVSNLVTVNLHVLDILVCVLCLPLTVAVILLPADGSGVGSLATLCCFHEACVTFTSVATAVNVLVISLDRYDISVRPASRLLTPRRAALLLAAVWAVSLAVFFLPFLEGDFFSSRAEDTEDGEMEVQNHDFELTTGLTPVVSSSPSLSSSRPSSPSHHLPPVWQNRTLLCVGGQGYYTGLSMYYHLLLQVPCFFIAVAVMLFTYSRILQALNIRIGSHMMRGTRAKDSGCRIRRRRQRRKDLNLATEAVSSSQNQHLTHPPLIPSPTPTPTSPPPLSSVPQMTSDSGATVTTVTTAATTPIATTPATPAPQTPASASTPAEATSPLPASSMGVQASVSAIIALRRAVRRHRDRRERQRRVLKMSLIIISTFLGCWAPLSAVNVLILCLGPSDALVRLRLCFLAMAYGTTIFHPLLYAFTRQKLRRALKTRVKKRVVSLLQVDPAPSGGTVIHNSWVEGGGQRKGRKPRVEASDGTDRCLTDAVRE